CCGGGCAACTGGACAAAGATAAGTGGACCATCAATGCTAAACAATGGTCAAGCAGTAATCGAGGTAAGTTATGATACAGTGGGAAAAATTCGCTTCAAAGTAAGCGACAATTTGGGTTATGAACCAGGATATACTGCCCCTATAGACATTGCACCATGGGGGTTGCGCTATGACCTGGAGGCTCCGGAAAGAGTGGAAGCCGGTAGAGAATTTCCTCTTATAGTTAGATTAATTGATGATCCGGCTGTTGGGGGTGCGGGAAATCCGGTCACTCCTAATGAATATGCCAGACAGGTAGAATTGGTTGCTTATTCTTCTCCTGTAGGGACGCCGGCTGAGGGAGAATTGAAGATAAAAAGTTTCTATTTACAGGAAGGAGAAAAAACTGTCCTTGAGAGTTATAGCCTTGCCCATGTTATCTATATTGAGGCTTCTGATGCCGAGCCGAAGACTCCTCAATCTACACCGGGACGCACTGCTGACATTGAAGTTATTGGTGCACCAAAAACAGTTATGAAATTCGACGGAATGTATCGTGAAATGTACGATGGAATATATTTGAGAAGTAGTACGCGTATAATTATTATGTCGGTAACTGATATTATACCAGAGCCCATCCTTTATAGAGACAATGGCTCTGACTGGATGACCTATGTCGAACCATTTACTCTTTCTCCCGGCGCCCATACCATTGAGTATTATGGAATAGATGCATATGGGCATGAGGAAAGGATAAATCGGAGCAAGAAAATTTACGTCACTTTCTTTGGTGGCGGGGTCACCAATATACCCAATCCGTTCAAGGCGGGCAAAGAGCCGACTTATATAGAATATGACCTGAAAGAGCCTTCCAATGTAACCATTACAATTTACGACCTTTTCGGCCAGGAGGTCTGGCATGAGAGTTATGCAGCTGGAGAAAACGGTGGTCTGAAAGTTGATAACAGCGTTCCCTGGGATGGGAGGAACCTCTCCGGAAAAGTAGTGGCAAATGGAGGTTATATATGCCGCATCTGGGTG
The window above is part of the bacterium genome. Proteins encoded here:
- a CDS encoding FlgD immunoglobulin-like domain containing protein; the protein is GWSGYGTATTRSYTGLSEGSHTFEVRAIDGAGNEDPVPASYTWVIDLAEPVGIYQITSNLLAARTLDAIRLTIALVDPDTLVPISGANNPFIINACTISGGDAPGNWTKISGPSMLNNGQAVIEVSYDTVGKIRFKVSDNLGYEPGYTAPIDIAPWGLRYDLEAPERVEAGREFPLIVRLIDDPAVGGAGNPVTPNEYARQVELVAYSSPVGTPAEGELKIKSFYLQEGEKTVLESYSLAHVIYIEASDAEPKTPQSTPGRTADIEVIGAPKTVMKFDGMYREMYDGIYLRSSTRIIIMSVTDIIPEPILYRDNGSDWMTYVEPFTLSPGAHTIEYYGIDAYGHEERINRSKKIYVTFFGGGVTNIPNPFKAGKEPTYIEYDLKEPSNVTITIYDLFGQEVWHESYAAGENGGLKVDNSVPWDGRNLSGKVVANGGYICRIWVEKEKRHMLRKIAVAK